CTTATCCTCCATAGAAAACTACCATTTGTAAGAGTATGTAAGGGAAAGCATCTGCTCTGATGTAATACACGGTGCCTGTTATTGATGTGAGGATGgatgagatatattttgatatgtctgattcactgtaaagaaaaattatacaggtttaaTTAAAAcccgttgttaacgcaatgctcttaccactgagctacaggaaaacaaaTAGGACCCTCTATAAAAGCACGCTGAGTCactgagatggtctctgtgtgatcaaaaTGCATGCCTTGAATGACTCTATGTAAAAGCAAGTGGcgtttcattcattcattaataaagaaaaacccCTTCACAACGTCCAGACAAGTGAAGAATTATCTGGATGCTTCGATCTTCTGTTACATCTTCCAAAAAACACTATTGACCCAGTGCCTTAAGAAGCCATACatggaaatgaaaacacactgcCTTAACACGATTTTACTGAAGATGTTGTCAGCTCATGTTTTGTTAGAGCTTGTTTGGCTATTTTAGAATTCAAATCTACCCCTATTCTTGAGGCTTTTGCACCTTGATTTGAACCCTCTATAGTTGTCCTTGTCTCCTCTTAATCGTTTATTCATTGATAACTTCACATCCTGGAGAGTGTTCCTTACTTGTCTGGAGGTTATGAAGAGTTTTTTCTTTATCATGGAGAGGATAATGTCGTCATCCACCACTTTTATAGAGACATCCAGGATTttgttgctgagctcaccggtgtgttttttctcttctcAGAATATACAAAATTGTTGACAGGCAACTCTTGATGTTCCTGGCATCTTTCTGATGGATTTGTTGTGATTTTGAAATCTGACTATGGTCTGTTTTACATGCATGGAGATCTCCCTGAACCAAATGATGTAGGTTCACTGCAACTAGACCTCAACTCCAGACCTTTAACGTGtttaatttatgaagaaataatTTAAGGAAAAGCCCATACCTGTGAATTAAAGAGCTTTTGGTTTGAATGTCCAATTACTCCCTTGAAAAAGGGGGGAGCAACATATTAAAGAGCTGTAATTCCTAAAACCTTCAGCTAATCTTTAAGAAAAgtgtgcactttaaaatattcaatatataaCTTGAAATACATTTCGaaacacagctaaaataacaaaaaatgtgcctctgtccaaatatttatggaTCTGTATGAGCACTTACATTTTATTCCAAgcaagtttttttctgtaaatatcATTACCTTTTTCAAATTTTTACAAATGCagtctatttattttttaggtgAAGAAGATAAATCCATTGGTCTAGGAACCACCTCTGAGGATAACACAATCCAGTTTGCTGATAACAGAAGCACTTTCAACTTTTACCTTTTTTTACTGACCTACTATGTTTATTAGAAGTTATTAGAATTATATAAGTATTGAATGTATGAAGGGAcctattgtttatttttgttttagggCCCAAGCCCTGATTTACTCAAGATTTCAACCGAAACGGTCATTTAGTTAACTTATTGAGTGAATAACGTCTTGAGAGGCTTTAAAtagcaaaaaagtattttcaagGTGTCATGTTTTTCTCAAAAACATAATAGTGaggtattcatttatttaaagcgACAACacacactgtttttatttagtcagTTTGTCACTGCAGTATTTatccaaaaatatttgttgacactgcaaaaaaagaacattaacCCAGTGTTTAGTAACGTACAGTGTGAGATGTCAGGTTACGAATACCCATGGCTATCTCTTAACCCCTGGTCATTTATTTAGTTTCAGCAGTGTGAAACATGAAACGCATAACACAGGATTCTGTTGGTTAGCGTGAAATTAACCAACACGTTAACTTCAAACGTCAAGTGTGAAGACAAAAAGACAGCATGTTCAAATTGCACAGCTGTACATATTCAagcacaaacaaatattatgcaGAAACGttgtaaaaatctatttttttatgtaaaataaataaattatattgtcAGACACAGATTAGCATTTACACACTTGACACAAGTTTACTATTTTCTATTAAAGTTGTGTTATTTTGAGAATACATTTGAAACAATATGAGTATAAACTCTTGTACTgttttttgagaataaagttATTTTGTCAGACAGTTAATGCTGAATCTGAAGATTAATGCCCTGGATTAGAgcaaaaccaatgaaagtccTTTGCTTCCCATTCTGGTACTGGGGTCTTTATGAGGTGTATGTTAGCCCACAAATTTCTAGTTTAGCAAACTGTTCTCCACTATGAACACACaagcttttataaaacaaatagcCTCAATTTACCAAGTGTGCCAATAATAGGACTATTTGTAAGTTCTAAGATTAACTATTTAAGCACAAAACTGtaattttcaaatgtttttttattttgtaggaCTTTTCATTCAAagtttttacaaacacataATACACAACAGCACCCGTTTGATCAAGCACTTATTTAATCTCCTCATGAAGTGTCAcccctaaataaaaaaaagaatatccATTAATCTTGAGTTTATAAAGTTCACAGTAACAAATCGAAATGTTGCCTGGTATGTATCCTCACTCTTTAAATTTCCACTCCTGACGGCACATGGGGCACTGCTGCTGCACCTGCTGCGAGTTCAGCCACTTCAGGATGCAGTGCATGTGGAAACAGTGCGAACACTGACCCCAGACGAGTGGGCAGTCATCTCCTGGGACCTTGCCTGATTAAACCAGAGTAGATTTTTTTGTagaataataaacacacataagaTTCAATGAATCATAACTATATTGGGTATAGTATGGATCAAAAACAGTATGTATGTGGATTTCATGAAAACAAATCCACAGTAAAATTGTTTCAGTCAAaggtaaaatgtaatttacgCACAGTCTGGGCAACAGCCATTGAAAGGTGCTCGGCAGATGCCACAGTTTTCGTCGTTGGCTACCCACAACCAGGATGCCACACCATTCCACTGCTTTATTTTTACCTTCATCTTATCTGAAAATTCACCAAAACGTGTTATATGTACACTGGGGACATGCGCATGCACACATTTATGCCTGGTTTTCCGGCCGTTAAACGGACATGTTAGACAAAGATTCGGAGGAGTCCTGATTAAAATCGTACTCCGCATTATTTGATAAAGTTGCATTGTTTTAACGACACTTACCCGCcgcatattttttgttcttctttttttcggtttttgtgttttttggttCACCGAGGTTAAGGCGCATTATCGCCACCCTCTGTTCTGGTTCTTTATTGTTCGCAATGTACCGATATGGCGGACGACCAACGTGTAGCGGCATCTAGCCATATTCATCGATGTTTATTATACCTTTGATCTACATCGTAATGATCTTAATGTAAAGGCATTGGAATTACTATCATATCCAATAAATCTGTGATGAGGGAAAACTGCCTCAACACACTAAGGGAGGTCCTCCACGGCTGCAACTAGCAGATCTTGCCAGTAGGTGGCAGGCTACTACAGTTTAACTCAAACAAGCCCCTCGTTTATTTTACTGCAAACGTCACACTTTCGCGTGCTTTAAGGCGTCTCTTAGCAACGGAAGAAACTCCGTAAGTCTCGCTCTACTGTATGGGTAGGAtcaatataaaactgttttttatccATATGTaagattattttataatttcgCTGACGGAACTCACTAATGTCCTTGTgttattttaaccaaaacatAACCAAGTGGAAAATAAACTTGCTCTTTGCAGCTTTGAATTGGCTACGTAGGACGAAACCAGGAAAGCATTAggtgatgtttgcttttgtttttatccttcttaatttgtttgtttcacatACACCTCTCTGTCTGTATAAATCTTCTTACTTTATTAGCCTACATGTTTATCATTTGTACTGTAGAGAGATGGACGGTGGTCGTAATGGGGGTCTGCTGGAGGACCAAATGAACAGGCAGGATGAGACTCTCGGACAGAATACTGAAGTCACTGAGCCAGAGGTTTCCCATGAaccttttattattaaagtttttatgaatttgtttattttataaaagtttaatattacacactaAATACATTCATCATGTGATAGTGTATGATGAATACGCTACCCTGGGTAAatagcatatttatttttacccaaaacaatgacaattttgaaccaaagttgttttatttatgctttattttagAGAGATGGTAACTCAATGGAGCTGTCAGACAGTGATGTTGGAGGCAATGATTACTCTGGGACCAGTGAACCAGTGCTTTTGCTCAACTCTGGTGTGTATTGGTTTgttattaatgaaaataaaagaactcacatttaaatggcagtACTGTTGGTGTCTGTTACAGGTCAGATGTACACATATGAACCTTTCACTCATAAACAAATTGAATCCTTTGTGCAAGTATTCTGTGTTACTTTATCATggcacaatatcagatttttcaAGGTATAAATAACATAGAATTGTGCCtatgtttataaaaatcatattgagtatgaaataatttgtttttaccaacatttttcttttttgtatagAAACAGACAACAAGAGGACACCTGTCTTACCCCAGTACTCTTTCGAGTTGGAGCTAAGTAGCAGTGGGGCACAATGGAGAGGAAGAGAGGAAGAAGAAAATGAGGAACAGGAAGAACTTCTGGTTCTGGATCCTGAACATGTGTGTAAAATTGTTACTCATTTGTTAAATGCATCTAAAGTAGTTactgaataaataattatttaacattattttaaataatttgtatgCAATAATTTGTAATAGGAGTAAATGCTGTTGCCTTAACAATTAcacacaaactaaatagtaataCTAATtactaatattttttgtattttttggtaAAGCATCACTTTCTAAATTTACTACTTTAATGTAGAATCACTAAACTCCAGCCTATTACAATAAGTTGTAGCAATATCAGTCATTAGAGCGTTAATCAATCTGCACCtttcatttttactgaaaatagTGTATGGTCCTGATACTTTAAAGTTATCCATGTCAACATAGATTTACGATACACTAATAGTGTTAAGAAAACATAGTTAGTAGGCAGCGTCAGTTTTTGTTTCatggatttttttgtcatgatcTTTCCCATTTTGTTCTCATCAGCCTCTAATGAAGAGATTTCAGTCTGCATTGAAGAAACACCTAAGTAATCAACTGGAGAGACAGATCCTTGAACTCCGTGAGAAGGTAATACCTAAGTCCATTAAGCGAGGAAAGTCACATCACTTGTCAAACATCTTTGCAACAGCCCAAAGGTGCGATTTCAGTGTTTTCCTAGTTGAATGAGCGAAAAACTGATATCTCTACAATCGCTTGCTTAGGTCACAATTAGACTTCCATTGATTCATGTCACATCTATCCCAGAATGGGGATGATGgggaaagaaattaaacatgCTAGTCAGAATGTTGTGAAGCATTGGAGATGCAGTATCGGTTATGACATACTATACAGGACAAAATGATTGAATCTTGAATCCCGATGCCCAAAGTCATTTACGAATCATTACGACACACAAATTGTGCCAAAACTGTGGGGTTCTGAACCTAGCATAAATTTcatttccacatttttaagAGGGCACTATAtctaaagaaaatgttattctAGATCCCAAAACAACCGTCCAAATAATCCCCAATATCTGTTCTTTCCAAATTTTTCTAAACCTAGTTGGACCTCCATAATTGTTCCCCGAATCTACTACTTAGCAGTAAATCTTTGATCTAACACTTAATAGACATCTATGGTTTTCTTGGTTTATGTTCAAATTTAGTGAAAGTGCGTCAGATTGGACTATCTGATCAAATGTTATATAATGCTAGACATTTTTAGTCTATTTGCcatcttttttttgtgcagGGAACGATTTCGTAGTTCTGGGACGATTAGCTAGAAGTTCctgctttttgttgtgtttgcatcGCAAGAACCGGACAGAATTTTAGTTTGGGAGAACCTTTTTTGTGGGAATATCAACACTTTAGCTCCTTCT
This DNA window, taken from Triplophysa dalaica isolate WHDGS20190420 chromosome 6, ASM1584641v1, whole genome shotgun sequence, encodes the following:
- the anapc11 gene encoding anaphase-promoting complex subunit 11, which gives rise to MPLHVGRPPYRYIANNKEPEQRVAIMRLNLGEPKNTKTEKKKNKKYAADKMKVKIKQWNGVASWLWVANDENCGICRAPFNGCCPDCKVPGDDCPLVWGQCSHCFHMHCILKWLNSQQVQQQCPMCRQEWKFKEGDTS